CGAAGTGGGAATGAAGATTTTTGAATTATCATCCAAGTATGGCATGCGAGAGATTACCTATGTCCGTCATCGGATCGATCTGGGAAGAGACGCCTATACGACAGGCAGGATCAGTACAGAGGTAATGGATGAACTGTGTGTCATTCTTACGGATTTTATGCATATCATGAAAGAGTACCAGGTGCAGGCGTACCGGGCCTGCGTGACCAGTGCCATCCGGGAGTCGGACAATGCGCTGATCGTGCTGGATCACATCAAGGTGCGCAGCGGCATGACGGTGGAGGCACTGAGCAATTCCGAACAGCGGTTCCTGGGTTACAAATCCATTGCCTACCAGGGCAAATCTTTTGAAAAAATGATCCAGAAGGGCACGGCGATCTTCGATGTGGGCGGCGGAAGCATCCAGCTGTCCCTGTTTGACAAGGATCGGCTGGTGACGACGGAAAATATCCGCATGGGCATCATCCGTATCCGGGAGCGGCTGCAGCGTCTGGAAGACCGGCCATCTTACATGGTGCCGCTCATTGAAGAGCTGGTAAACAGTGAGATCGGTGCTTTTCAGCGGATGTATGTGAAGGACCGGGAGATCCGCAGCGTCATTCTCATCGGCGATTACATCAATTATGTGGTCAGGCGTTACCGGAAGAAGCCGGAAGGGGATACGCCCTTTGTGACGAAGGAAGAACTGATGGCGGATATGGAGCAGCTCATTGCCCTGTCTCCGGCGCAGATTGCCAAGCGGCTGGAGATCCCGGCGGAGAACGAGTCCATGATCCTGCCGGC
Above is a window of Oscillospiraceae bacterium NTUH-002-81 DNA encoding:
- a CDS encoding exopolyphosphatase → MQITTFAGVDIGSYEVGMKIFELSSKYGMREITYVRHRIDLGRDAYTTGRISTEVMDELCVILTDFMHIMKEYQVQAYRACVTSAIRESDNALIVLDHIKVRSGMTVEALSNSEQRFLGYKSIAYQGKSFEKMIQKGTAIFDVGGGSIQLSLFDKDRLVTTENIRMGIIRIRERLQRLEDRPSYMVPLIEELVNSEIGAFQRMYVKDREIRSVILIGDYINYVVRRYRKKPEGDTPFVTKEELMADMEQLIALSPAQIAKRLEIPAENESMILPALVVYRKLLKDTPAELIWAPGLNLSDGLAYDYAEQHKIIRGSHNFENDILAAAKNIAKRYQADRPHVAHVADLALTIFDAMRKPAGLKDRDRLLLNISVQLHHCGKFITISKAPECNYNIIMSTEIIGLSHKERNLVANIVRYVITDFAGFDELAAKEDIEEESYLKIAKLVAILRVANALDRSHKQKIREMKASLKGSQLVLTVDTDEDMTLERGLFPDKAEFFEEVFGIRPEIRMKKRLNG